GAGGAGATCTTCGGCCGTTTCGAGGCGCTGCCGCCCGGCTCGCCGGAACGCAAGAACCTCTGCGACCAGGCCACGATCGAACTGGTCCGGCACTCGGTCGCCGAGGAGGCCTACCTCTACCCGGCGGTCCGCGAGCACGTGGCGGGCGGTGACGCGCTGGCGGACAAGGAGATCGAGGACCACGCCGAGGCCGAGCGGCTCATGAAGGACCTGGAGGGCTGCCAGGCGGACGACCCTCGGTTCGACACCCTGATGACGCGGTTGATGAGCGAGATCCGGTCCCATGTGACCGACGAGGAACAGAACCTGTTCCCGCGGCTGGAGGCGGCCTGTCCCGCGGACGCGCTGATGAAGCTGGGCGACAAGGTCCGCCAGGCCAAGCGGATGGCGCCGACCCGCCCGCACCCCTCGGCCCCGGACACTCCCCCGGCCGACAAGCTGCTGGCGCCGGGAGCGGGCCTGGTGGACCGGCTGCGGGACGCGCTGTCGGGGCGGGGCAAGGAGAGCTGACGACGGCCCTGACGCGCCGCCCGGGCTCGTGGTCCGGGCGGCGCGTGTACAGGGGGTTACGGGGGGATGGGCGGCGTGCGTTCAGACCCACGGCGTGGGCCGGGGGCGGCGGTGGGGCCGCCGGGGGCGGGGGCGGGTGGCCCGGCACAGCAGCCGGAACGCCTGGATGAGGGTGACCGGCCACAACAGCGCGAAGCACCACAGCAACGCGGGGTCCGAGGTGCGGATGCCCATGACGGCGACGAACGCCGACGCGACCGCCAGCAGCAGCACCGCCACCGGCAGCCAGACGCCGTACCGCACGTCGCCCATGCGGCGCGCGAACCGCCGGTCCTGCCTGAGGCCCGCCTCGATCCGCGCCAGCGCCAGCCGCTCGCGCGCGGACAGTCTCACCCCGTCGTGCTCCCACATCTTCCACTCGTCCACGGCGACGGCACCTCCTCGGTCGGCGGCCTGCGGGCTCCGTGCCACCGGGTTCCCCGGACGCGGCGGCCGATGCGGTACCGCACGGCCGGGAGAACCGTACGGCCGCCGACGATCTCCTCGCCACCCCTCCCCTACGGCCAACGGGCGCGACCCGGCGGGGCAGTTGGTGCCGGAGCGGGACCCGCGCGGTCCGGGTGTCCGGGTAGAGTGCTGTTCCCCTTGGTCGACAGTCCGCTACGGACCGTAAAGCCGGGCGCTCGCACGTGACCTCGGCTGCCGCAGGGCAGATACTGCCCATAGGCGGGACGAACGGCTGTCTCCACCGGGTGACCGTCGGCACCTGACGCCCCGTCACGGCAGTCGAGGGCCAGGTTCGCGAGGAGACACCTATGAGGATGCTGATCAACGTACCGGAGACGGTCGTGGCGGACGCGTTGCGCGGTCTGGCGGCCGCGCATCCCGAACTGACCGTGGACGTGGAGCAGCGGGTGATCGTCCGCCGGGACGCCCCCGTGCCCGGGCAGGTCGCGCTCGTGTCGGGCGGCGGCTCCGGGCACGAGCCGCTGCACGGTGGTTTCGTCGGCCCGGGCATGCTCTCCGCCGCGTGCCCCGGCGAGATCTTCACGTCGCCGGTGCCGGACCAGATGGCGCGCGCCGCGGCGGCCGTGGACAGCGGCGCGGGCGTCCTGTTCATCGTGAAGAACTACACCGGTGACGTGCTGAACTTCGACATGGCGGCCGAGCTGGCCGAGGACGAGGGCATCCAGGTCGCCAAGGTGCTCGTCAACGACGACGTCGCGGTCACCGACAGCCTCTACACGGCCGGCCGGCGGGGTACGGGCGCGACGCTGTTCGTGGAGAAGATCGCGGGTGCCGCCGCGGCCGAGGGGCAGCCGCTGGAGCGCGTGGAGGCCGTCGGCCGCCGGGTCAACGACAACTCCCGCAGTTTCGGTGTGGCCCTCAGCGCCTGTACGACCCCGGCGAAGGGCAGCCCCACGTTCGATCTGCCGGACGGCGAGCTGGAGTTGGGCATCGGCATCCACGGCGAGCCGGGCCGGGAGCGGCGGCCGATGATGACCTCGGGGGAGATCGCCGACTTCGCGGTCGACGTCATCCTGGAGGACCTGCCGCCGCGCGCTCCCGTCCTGGTACTGGTCAACGGCATGGGCGCGACCCCGCTGCTGGAGCTGTACGGCTTCAACGCCGAGGTGCAGCGGGTGTTGCGCGAGCGCGGTGTCGCCGTGGCCCGCACCCTCGTCGGCAACTACGTCACCTCCCTGGACATGGCGGGCGCCTCGGTGACGCTGTGCCAGGTGGACGAGGAGCTGCTGCGGCTGTGGGACGCACCGGTGAAGACCCCGGCCCTGCGCTGGGGCATGTGAGCGAGCGATGTGCCCGCACCACCACCCCGGCCGCATGGTCGACGACCCCGTCACGCAAGGAGATCCAGTGCTCGACGCCGATTTCTTCCGCCGTTGGATGAGGACGGCGGCCGCGTCCGTCGACCGGGAGGCCGAGCGGCTCACCGCCCTCGACTCGGCCATCGGGGACGCCGACCACGGCAGCAATCTGCGGCGCGGGTTCACGGCCGTGGCGACGGCCCTGGAGAAGGAGGCACCGGACACCCCGGGCGGTGTCCTGATACTCGCCGGACGGCAGCTGATCTCGACGGTCGGGGGTGCGTCCGGGCCGTTGTACGGCACCCTGCTGCGCCGGGCGGGCAAGGCGCTCGGTGATGCCGCCGAGGTGGACGAGGAGGAGCTGGCGGCGGCGCTGCGCGCGGGCGTGGAAGGGGTGATGGCGCTGGGCGGGGCGGCACCCGGCGACAAGACCATGATCGACGCCCTGATGCCGGCCGTGGACGCGCTCGGCACGGGCTTCGGCGCCGCGCGGGCCGCCGCGGAGGAGGGCGCGGCGGCCACCGTACCGTTGCGGGCCCGCAAGGGCCGGGCGAGTTATCTGGGCGAGCGCAGCGTCGGCCACCAGGACCCGGGGGCGACCTCGTCGGCGCTGCTGATCGCCGCGCTGGCCGAGACGGCGGAGGCGGACGGTGAGTGAGGACAGGCCGGTCGGGATCGTGCTGGTGTCGCACAGCGCCCAGGTGGCCGCGTCCGTCGCCGAACTGGCGAAGGGCCTGGCGGGCGGGGCGTCCGCGGTGCCGGTGGCCCCGGCGGGCGGCACCGAGGGCGGTGGGCTCGGCACCAGCGCCGAGCTGATCTCCGCGGCGGCGGCCTCGGTGGACCGGGGGGCCGGCGTGGCGGTGCTCACCGACCTGGGCAGCGCGGTACTGACGGTGAAGGCGCTGCTCGCCGAGGGTGACGAACTCCCGGAGGGCACCCGCCTGGTGGACGCGCCGTTCGTCGAGGGCGCGGTGGCCGCGGTGGTCACCGCCGCCGCGGGCGCCGACCTGGACGCGGTGGAGGCCGCGGCGGCGGAGGCGTACGGCTACCGGAAGGTATGAGAGCGACCGGCAGGGACGTCGGCCCGGAAGGCCCGCCGGGCCCGGCGAGAGCGACCGGGCCCGGCAAGACCGAGGACCATCGGAAGGCGGCCCTGGCGGAAGCGACGGCCGCCGGAAGGCGGGACCCGCGCAACTGACGGGCCCCGACACCGGTCACGGTCGCCAGAAGACGCGGGCCGGCCCGGATGACGACCGCCGGAAGACCGGCCCGGCGGGAACGACGGTCACCAGAGGCGGGCACCGGCAACCTTGCCGGCACTCGGCGATACGGGGGCACCGGAGGCGGGAGCCGGTCCGAGCGACGGCCGCCGCAAGGCGGAGACCCGCGCAACTGACGGGCCCCGGCACCGGTCACGGTCACCAGAAGACGCGGGCCGGCCCCCGAGTGACAGCCACCGGAAGGCGGGGGCCGGCCCCGAGTGACGGCCGTCGCAAGCGGGCGCTTGTGTGCGGGGCGGTCAGTGCCGGGCCAGGAAGCGCCGGGCCAGTCGCTCCCCCTCGGCCACCGCCGCCGCGCGGTTCTCCACGGCGGTGATCCGGGAGTCGCGGAAGACGATGTAGGTGACGCCGG
This sequence is a window from Streptomyces rubradiris. Protein-coding genes within it:
- a CDS encoding PTS-dependent dihydroxyacetone kinase phosphotransferase subunit DhaM translates to MSEDRPVGIVLVSHSAQVAASVAELAKGLAGGASAVPVAPAGGTEGGGLGTSAELISAAAASVDRGAGVAVLTDLGSAVLTVKALLAEGDELPEGTRLVDAPFVEGAVAAVVTAAAGADLDAVEAAAAEAYGYRKV
- a CDS encoding hemerythrin domain-containing protein, whose protein sequence is MGHGGNVIQELTTDHREVEEIFGRFEALPPGSPERKNLCDQATIELVRHSVAEEAYLYPAVREHVAGGDALADKEIEDHAEAERLMKDLEGCQADDPRFDTLMTRLMSEIRSHVTDEEQNLFPRLEAACPADALMKLGDKVRQAKRMAPTRPHPSAPDTPPADKLLAPGAGLVDRLRDALSGRGKES
- a CDS encoding DUF3040 domain-containing protein, giving the protein MDEWKMWEHDGVRLSARERLALARIEAGLRQDRRFARRMGDVRYGVWLPVAVLLLAVASAFVAVMGIRTSDPALLWCFALLWPVTLIQAFRLLCRATRPRPRRPHRRPRPTPWV
- the dhaK gene encoding dihydroxyacetone kinase subunit DhaK, with protein sequence MRMLINVPETVVADALRGLAAAHPELTVDVEQRVIVRRDAPVPGQVALVSGGGSGHEPLHGGFVGPGMLSAACPGEIFTSPVPDQMARAAAAVDSGAGVLFIVKNYTGDVLNFDMAAELAEDEGIQVAKVLVNDDVAVTDSLYTAGRRGTGATLFVEKIAGAAAAEGQPLERVEAVGRRVNDNSRSFGVALSACTTPAKGSPTFDLPDGELELGIGIHGEPGRERRPMMTSGEIADFAVDVILEDLPPRAPVLVLVNGMGATPLLELYGFNAEVQRVLRERGVAVARTLVGNYVTSLDMAGASVTLCQVDEELLRLWDAPVKTPALRWGM
- the dhaL gene encoding dihydroxyacetone kinase subunit DhaL encodes the protein MLDADFFRRWMRTAAASVDREAERLTALDSAIGDADHGSNLRRGFTAVATALEKEAPDTPGGVLILAGRQLISTVGGASGPLYGTLLRRAGKALGDAAEVDEEELAAALRAGVEGVMALGGAAPGDKTMIDALMPAVDALGTGFGAARAAAEEGAAATVPLRARKGRASYLGERSVGHQDPGATSSALLIAALAETAEADGE